From the genome of Homalodisca vitripennis isolate AUS2020 chromosome 8, UT_GWSS_2.1, whole genome shotgun sequence, one region includes:
- the LOC124368216 gene encoding spermatogenesis-associated protein 5-like protein 1 — protein sequence MPVTHGCCCMGHQVVQKTSLARAVAGATHTTFLARKLFHRARTAAPAILFIDEIDALVGCRGKREKGSQERVLTTFLTEMDGVGVQLDKGICQAGVVVVAATNRPDVLDPALTRPGRFDRLIYVGPPDASQRLDILRTVSSKMALADDVDLAWIADNTELYSGADLAHLCKEAGLSALTQDMSVDEVRHCHWLAALKDSKPSLTQEQVRSYERLAVSQD from the exons ATGCCAGTTACACAT GGGTGCTGCTGTATGGGCCACCAGGTTGTGCAAAAAACCAGTTTGGCACGTGCTGTGGCTGGTGCAACACATACCACGTTCCTGGCG CGGAAACTGTTCCACCGAGCTCGCACCGCCGCTCCTGCCATATTGTTTATCGACGAGATAG ATGCCCTGGTGGGCTGTCGAGGCAAGAGAGAAAAAGGCTCCCAGGAGAGGGTTCTGACAACTTTCCTGACCGAGATGGATGGAGTGGGAGTGCAGTTAGACAAAGGCATATGTCAG GCAGGTGTAGTAGTGGTAGCGGCTACCAACCGACCGGACGTGTTAGATCCTGCACTGACACGCCCTGGTAGGTTTGACCGTCTCATCTATGTTGGACCTCCAGATGCCAGTCAGCGACTGGACATACTCCGCACTGTCTCTAGCAA GATGGCCCTGGCCGATGATGTGGACCTGGCCTGGATAGCAGACAACACTGAGCTGTACTCTGGGGCAGACCTTGCTCACCTGTGTAAGGAG GCCGGCCTCAGTGCCTTGACTCAGGACATGAGTGTAGATGAGGTGAGACATTGCCACTGGCTCGCTGCGCTAAAGGATTCCAAGCCTTCCTTGACCCAGGAGCAAGTCAGGAGTTATGAACGTCTAGCAGTGTCACA